From the Candidatus Bathyarchaeota archaeon genome, one window contains:
- a CDS encoding DUF429 domain-containing protein → MESIIGIDLSGASKNPTGIALLQGKMVQAKLSHFDGEILEDIEINNPVLVAIDAPLSFPQCGFTRKADRDMSRNGYRVLPPNFPHMRELTRRAVKLNKQIQERGYRTIEVHPTSSRKALQMPLKEWRAIQETLKALGLKGDIENRLLVTHEIDAVTAALTAKLHLKGQTQLVGDEQEGYIIVPKKKDWRILTI, encoded by the coding sequence ATGGAAAGTATAATCGGTATAGATTTGTCAGGGGCTAGCAAAAACCCAACAGGCATCGCTCTGCTGCAGGGCAAAATGGTGCAAGCCAAACTGAGCCATTTTGACGGCGAAATCTTGGAAGATATAGAAATAAACAATCCTGTGCTTGTAGCAATCGATGCCCCACTGAGTTTTCCACAATGTGGGTTTACCCGAAAAGCAGATCGAGATATGTCAAGAAACGGCTACAGGGTTTTGCCGCCCAACTTTCCTCACATGCGCGAGCTCACAAGGCGAGCCGTAAAACTGAATAAACAAATACAAGAAAGAGGGTATAGGACAATTGAGGTTCATCCGACATCAAGCCGAAAAGCCCTGCAGATGCCGCTTAAAGAGTGGCGTGCAATCCAAGAAACCCTAAAAGCATTGGGGCTAAAAGGGGATATAGAAAATCGCCTGTTGGTTACTCATGAAATTGACGCAGTGACAGCGGCTTTAACCGCAAAACTGCACTTAAAAGGGCAAACACAGTTAGTAGGCGATGAGCAAGAAGGCTATATAATTGTTCCAAAGAAGAAGGATTGGAGAATATTAACGATATGA
- a CDS encoding NAD(+)/NADH kinase, whose amino-acid sequence MLFKSVGIVARYDKREALALADELAAHLQSRGLQVCMEDTLAGKVKSQTQMIPLQDMQTDFVITIGGDGTVLRTCLSLPKPEPPVLAVNMGVRGFLTVLEPKDACAAMDKILNHQFHIDKCAKLCATTAQGELPDALNDVVISGGEPSKILYMQIYKDDEPILKCEADGFIVSTQTGATGYSLSAGGPVLDPEIDAIVLTPICSLTTFRSLVFPADSKITIELLRPKDMLVLVDGNYRQGLPAEDASVTIMRSKNVSSFIRFGNDFYERLKSRLLFKGTG is encoded by the coding sequence ATGTTGTTTAAAAGCGTGGGGATTGTTGCTCGTTACGATAAGAGGGAAGCTTTGGCGTTGGCGGATGAGTTAGCGGCGCATCTTCAGAGTAGGGGTTTGCAGGTTTGCATGGAGGATACGTTGGCGGGCAAGGTTAAATCTCAAACGCAGATGATTCCGCTACAGGATATGCAGACCGATTTTGTGATAACCATTGGGGGGGACGGAACGGTTTTGCGAACGTGTTTGTCTTTACCTAAGCCTGAGCCGCCCGTGCTAGCCGTCAACATGGGAGTAAGGGGTTTTCTGACTGTTTTGGAGCCCAAAGATGCCTGCGCGGCCATGGACAAAATCTTAAACCATCAATTCCACATCGACAAATGCGCCAAACTTTGCGCAACCACTGCCCAAGGCGAACTACCTGACGCGTTAAACGATGTTGTCATATCGGGTGGTGAGCCGTCCAAGATTTTGTATATGCAAATCTACAAGGATGATGAGCCGATTTTGAAGTGTGAAGCAGACGGCTTTATAGTTTCCACGCAAACGGGCGCGACAGGTTACTCTTTATCTGCAGGCGGACCAGTTTTAGACCCAGAAATTGACGCGATTGTTCTAACACCGATTTGCTCGTTGACAACGTTTCGCTCACTAGTTTTTCCTGCAGATTCTAAAATCACAATAGAACTGCTTAGGCCTAAGGATATGCTAGTTTTGGTTGATGGCAACTACCGCCAAGGGCTGCCTGCTGAAGACGCCTCGGTTACGATTATGCGCTCTAAAAACGTGAGTTCGTTTATCAGGTTTGGAAACGACTTCTACGAGAGGCTAAAAAGCAGGCTGCTTTTCAAAGGAACGGGATAA
- a CDS encoding preprotein translocase subunit Sec61beta has protein sequence MSRKRKDQGPMPAASAGLLRFFEEETEGIKVRPELLMVIAVGLIVASVLAKVF, from the coding sequence ATGAGTCGTAAACGAAAAGATCAAGGTCCTATGCCTGCTGCAAGTGCTGGTTTGCTAAGGTTTTTTGAGGAAGAAACCGAAGGCATCAAAGTTAGGCCTGAATTGCTTATGGTTATTGCTGTGGGCTTGATTGTGGCTTCTGTTTTAGCCAAGGTCTTCTAA
- a CDS encoding DUF2070 family protein, translating to MATENALNQSINKAQKHYSSMFFLPSFKTALTAVATICLIAGLSSAVFDFSFEGVTFSLTLGVCLFAVNFFFDLLTSKYLLGDPIFVLRRTTVLSLAGWLIWLLFILIGVGVGLTVDFLWWIRLCLLGFAAMLTLRGVVLFAASSATSLRRLTACLLSPLACIVTFVLLWLRLDVSYMKFVPFIAISPLIAIAAALLLVSSLDRLGKNLYGISSMSIFQAFMLNWVTSANAPLEAFLEKLGKNENINASILKFDAPKPKAAFLIPLVHPGPFKNIGSSLLPSLLKQNFEQRYGGNACVPLGLLGHELDAASQQQNHKIINHILQHAAFEAQNDKATALVRASEDFVCASCQLFGKTALLSFTLAPKTTEDLPQELGDLVYKEAKNLGLEDVVIVNAHNSLTENVNIEATIQTLNHIASKALKKALAQKPTPFEVGSATVYPEEFTLKDGMGTGGITAITIKTGTQTASYIIIDGNNMVSGLREKILPELAALGFSESEIFTTDTHAVSAVVVGRRGYHPVGEAMNHQALIKYIKAAAQTAQANLEPCKSGSLTITIPDVQVIGSDSLSSLTVLVDKAIQKAKQLVVPIFGIEGLLLLLLLLFL from the coding sequence TTGGCAACTGAAAACGCCCTTAATCAGTCAATAAACAAAGCCCAAAAACACTACTCCTCAATGTTCTTTCTCCCCTCTTTTAAAACCGCCCTCACAGCAGTTGCCACAATATGCCTAATCGCTGGGCTCTCAAGCGCAGTTTTTGACTTCTCCTTTGAAGGCGTAACCTTTAGCCTTACCCTTGGTGTTTGCCTCTTCGCCGTGAACTTTTTTTTCGACTTACTCACAAGCAAGTACCTCCTTGGTGACCCCATTTTTGTTCTACGCCGAACTACCGTCCTTTCCCTTGCAGGCTGGCTCATATGGCTCCTCTTCATACTGATAGGTGTTGGCGTTGGCTTAACCGTCGATTTCCTATGGTGGATTAGACTCTGCCTGTTGGGCTTTGCCGCCATGCTCACCCTGCGCGGAGTCGTCTTATTCGCTGCTTCCTCTGCCACCTCCCTGCGGCGCCTAACAGCCTGCCTGCTTTCCCCTCTTGCCTGCATAGTTACGTTTGTTCTTCTTTGGCTGCGGCTTGATGTATCCTACATGAAATTTGTGCCCTTCATCGCCATTTCACCCCTAATCGCCATAGCCGCTGCCCTGCTACTGGTTTCCTCCTTAGACCGCTTAGGCAAAAACCTCTACGGTATCTCTTCCATGTCCATATTCCAAGCTTTCATGCTTAACTGGGTCACAAGCGCAAACGCCCCCTTAGAAGCCTTCCTAGAAAAACTAGGAAAAAACGAAAACATCAACGCCTCCATCCTCAAATTCGACGCGCCAAAACCCAAAGCCGCCTTCCTCATTCCCCTTGTGCACCCTGGGCCCTTCAAAAATATCGGCAGCAGCCTTTTGCCCTCCTTGCTTAAGCAAAACTTTGAGCAACGTTACGGCGGCAACGCCTGCGTTCCCCTTGGTCTTCTTGGTCATGAGCTTGACGCAGCCTCGCAACAGCAAAACCACAAAATCATCAACCATATCCTACAGCACGCCGCGTTTGAAGCCCAAAACGACAAGGCAACAGCTCTTGTACGTGCCTCTGAAGACTTTGTCTGCGCGTCTTGCCAGCTTTTTGGCAAAACCGCTCTACTATCCTTCACGCTAGCACCCAAAACCACCGAAGACCTACCCCAAGAACTCGGTGACCTTGTCTACAAAGAAGCAAAAAACCTCGGATTAGAAGACGTAGTCATAGTAAACGCCCACAACAGCTTAACCGAAAACGTAAACATAGAAGCCACCATCCAAACCCTAAACCATATCGCCTCCAAAGCCCTCAAAAAAGCCCTTGCCCAAAAACCTACACCGTTTGAGGTCGGCTCAGCCACCGTCTACCCAGAAGAGTTCACCCTCAAAGACGGCATGGGCACAGGCGGCATAACAGCCATAACCATCAAAACAGGTACGCAAACCGCCTCCTACATCATAATTGACGGAAACAACATGGTTTCAGGGCTTAGAGAAAAAATCCTCCCCGAACTAGCCGCGCTGGGTTTTTCTGAAAGCGAAATCTTCACCACTGACACTCATGCAGTAAGCGCCGTAGTTGTCGGACGCCGCGGCTACCACCCCGTAGGCGAAGCCATGAACCACCAAGCCCTCATCAAATACATCAAAGCTGCCGCCCAAACCGCCCAAGCAAACCTCGAACCCTGCAAATCAGGCAGCCTAACAATAACCATCCCCGACGTGCAAGTCATAGGAAGCGACAGCCTATCCTCCCTTACCGTCCTAGTTGACAAAGCCATACAAAAAGCCAAACAGCTCGTTGTTCCCATCTTTGGCATCGAAGGTCTACTCTTACTGCTGCTTCTACTCTTCCTCTAA
- a CDS encoding carbon-nitrogen hydrolase family protein, translating into MKDTIRLALAQMSSKRENKAENIKKIQEHTLKAKKQNADLIIFPELSLTGYVVRDQIYELAETIPGPSTQKIEEIAKKTGMHIIFGMPEVSEKTKATIFNTSVLVGPEGYIGKYRKMYLPTHSVFEEKRYFRPGYQAAVFDTALGKIGLCICYDLFFPEVTRLIRLKGAQLIVAISASPAVRRSYFEIITAARALENTAFLAYVNLVGVEEGLQFWGGSRLVNPAGDVVCRAKVDEEDFVICDVTLSDMRAIEAFIPTLRDLRPELFEDMKKSAENL; encoded by the coding sequence ATGAAGGACACAATAAGGTTAGCTCTTGCGCAGATGAGCAGCAAACGCGAAAATAAAGCGGAAAACATCAAGAAAATCCAAGAACACACCCTAAAAGCAAAAAAACAAAACGCTGACCTCATAATCTTCCCCGAACTCTCCCTCACAGGATACGTAGTTAGAGACCAAATCTACGAGCTAGCAGAAACCATCCCAGGACCCTCCACACAAAAAATTGAGGAAATCGCCAAAAAAACGGGCATGCACATAATTTTTGGGATGCCAGAGGTAAGCGAAAAAACCAAGGCGACCATTTTTAACACGTCAGTTCTTGTGGGTCCTGAAGGATACATTGGAAAGTACCGTAAGATGTATTTGCCTACGCATAGTGTGTTTGAGGAGAAACGGTATTTCCGTCCGGGATATCAGGCGGCGGTTTTTGATACTGCATTGGGGAAAATTGGATTGTGTATTTGTTATGATTTATTTTTCCCTGAAGTGACTCGTTTGATACGGTTAAAGGGGGCGCAGTTGATTGTTGCAATTTCAGCTTCGCCGGCGGTTCGCAGGAGCTATTTTGAAATTATCACGGCTGCAAGGGCGCTGGAGAACACGGCGTTTTTGGCTTACGTTAACCTTGTGGGCGTAGAGGAAGGCTTGCAGTTTTGGGGTGGAAGTCGACTGGTAAACCCTGCTGGGGATGTGGTTTGCAGGGCAAAGGTGGATGAGGAAGACTTTGTGATTTGTGATGTTACGTTAAGTGATATGAGAGCTATTGAAGCGTTTATCCCAACGCTTAGAGACCTGCGCCCAGAACTCTTTGAAGACATGAAGAAAAGCGCAGAAAACCTCTAA
- a CDS encoding ORC1-type DNA replication protein, which yields MSNTNILDDVFEKFVNEAKLFKDREVLRHDYLPNRLPHREDQIRLLGQAVAPVLKAARCSNIFIYGKTGTGKTAVTKYVLSHLEAKAKEYGAPVRFCYVNCRMTGSEYRIFASLSQSLGLSIPFTGLSVGEVFERFRNSLDNSQTIFIVVLDEIDALIKDRGDSLLYELTRINEALKKSKVAMVGISNDLRLKEFLDPRVFSSLSEEEMVFRPYDASEIRNILLERSKLSFFDGCLSEAALSICAALAAAEHGDARRALDLLRVAGEVAEREGSNLISEEHVRQAEKHIEHNRVVEALKNLTLHSKLVLLSVYHLNKTNSSATTGEIYDVYNELCNEIGTNLLTQRRLGSLINELDVMGLLNSKVVSMGRYGRTKKIRLEISRSHIKEVFEADSRLSSMLAYKPNLPLKNRH from the coding sequence ATGAGCAACACAAACATATTAGACGATGTCTTCGAAAAATTCGTTAACGAAGCCAAATTATTCAAAGACCGTGAGGTTCTAAGGCATGATTATCTGCCAAATAGGCTTCCTCACCGTGAAGATCAGATTCGTCTTCTTGGCCAAGCAGTAGCCCCTGTGCTTAAAGCCGCAAGATGTTCAAACATATTCATATACGGAAAAACAGGAACAGGAAAAACCGCCGTCACCAAATATGTCCTAAGTCACTTAGAAGCCAAAGCCAAAGAATACGGCGCCCCTGTCAGATTCTGCTATGTCAACTGTCGCATGACTGGTTCAGAATACCGTATATTCGCTAGCCTTAGTCAAAGTTTGGGTTTGTCAATTCCTTTCACTGGCTTGTCTGTGGGCGAGGTTTTTGAACGGTTCCGTAACAGCTTGGATAATTCACAGACAATTTTTATTGTTGTGTTAGATGAGATTGACGCGTTGATTAAAGACCGCGGAGATAGTTTGCTCTACGAGTTAACCCGTATAAATGAGGCTTTAAAAAAGAGCAAAGTTGCTATGGTGGGCATCTCAAACGACTTGCGGCTAAAAGAGTTCTTGGATCCTAGGGTTTTTAGTTCTCTTAGTGAAGAGGAGATGGTTTTTAGACCTTATGATGCTAGCGAAATCCGTAACATCTTGCTGGAACGTTCTAAATTGTCTTTTTTTGATGGTTGTTTGTCTGAGGCGGCTTTGAGTATTTGTGCGGCTCTTGCAGCTGCTGAACATGGGGACGCCCGCCGCGCTTTGGATTTGCTGCGTGTAGCTGGCGAAGTTGCTGAACGCGAGGGGTCTAATTTGATTTCTGAAGAACATGTTAGGCAAGCTGAAAAACATATTGAACACAACAGGGTCGTAGAAGCCCTCAAAAACCTGACTTTACATTCAAAACTGGTTCTTCTTAGCGTCTACCACCTAAACAAAACCAACAGCAGCGCAACCACAGGCGAAATCTACGACGTTTACAATGAACTCTGCAACGAAATCGGCACCAACCTTCTCACCCAACGCCGCCTAGGCTCCCTAATCAACGAATTAGACGTCATGGGACTGTTAAACTCAAAAGTTGTAAGCATGGGGCGCTATGGACGAACCAAAAAAATCCGCCTTGAAATTTCGCGTTCACATATCAAAGAAGTCTTTGAAGCCGACTCACGCTTAAGCTCTATGCTAGCCTACAAGCCAAACTTACCATTAAAAAACAGGCACTAA
- a CDS encoding DNA-binding protein, with protein sequence MVLDTSAFIAGFDPFSLGDYLVTSPLVKQEIKDPMTALRFETAAESGRLWVQVPPQEVLERARAVASTVGDAYLLSETDMHVLALALQLKEEGKQPRIVTDDYSIQNVATKMQLQFNALATHGIKRLLNWIRYCPACHKTYSANTKTTTCTVCGTQLKRKPQKTRKNPQK encoded by the coding sequence ATGGTTTTGGACACTTCCGCGTTTATTGCAGGCTTTGACCCCTTTAGTTTGGGGGACTATTTGGTTACTTCGCCGTTAGTTAAGCAGGAAATCAAAGACCCCATGACGGCGCTACGTTTTGAGACCGCGGCGGAAAGCGGGCGGCTATGGGTTCAGGTTCCGCCTCAGGAGGTTTTGGAGCGGGCAAGAGCTGTGGCGTCTACGGTGGGTGATGCGTATTTGCTTTCAGAAACCGACATGCACGTTTTAGCGCTAGCCCTGCAGCTTAAAGAAGAAGGCAAACAACCACGCATCGTAACTGATGATTACTCGATACAAAACGTCGCCACCAAAATGCAGCTACAATTCAACGCACTCGCAACGCATGGCATAAAACGACTCCTAAACTGGATACGATACTGCCCCGCCTGCCACAAAACATACTCTGCCAACACTAAAACCACGACCTGCACAGTCTGCGGAACTCAACTTAAACGCAAACCCCAAAAAACACGCAAAAACCCACAAAAATAA
- a CDS encoding MarR family transcriptional regulator, whose amino-acid sequence MVEFAIVVVGVLLGVLLSVTGYAALEYHRRLRMAQKEYEKARGLVEDIVLSFNREIRREDEKIDAVEFKVEDASLRADSGLRKMDGFERRIEPLEEQVVQINAQFENLTAVVNDISEANVKVLEKIPKDNTSEISAKLIEVEVWQEKIKSQITTLEEKIANPPSAATIVSQAVDDPEISAVPVMPIKRDKAMASLTETEVKVLEFLSAQGPKTAPEIKQTVNLSREHTARLMKKLYEEGYLERETGKLPFKYSIKKEMENLLGSPQNPTP is encoded by the coding sequence TTGGTTGAGTTTGCAATAGTTGTTGTGGGTGTCCTTCTTGGAGTGTTGTTGTCGGTTACAGGGTATGCTGCTTTAGAGTATCATAGGCGTTTGAGGATGGCGCAAAAGGAGTACGAGAAGGCTAGGGGTTTGGTTGAGGATATTGTGCTAAGTTTCAACAGGGAAATTAGGCGAGAGGATGAGAAAATCGATGCTGTAGAGTTTAAGGTTGAGGATGCTTCGTTGAGGGCTGATAGTGGACTTAGGAAAATGGATGGTTTTGAGAGAAGGATAGAGCCTCTTGAAGAGCAGGTTGTGCAAATTAATGCCCAGTTTGAAAACTTAACTGCGGTTGTTAATGATATCTCTGAGGCGAACGTTAAAGTTTTAGAGAAAATACCAAAAGACAACACAAGCGAGATATCAGCAAAACTGATTGAAGTAGAAGTTTGGCAAGAAAAAATCAAAAGCCAAATCACAACCTTAGAAGAAAAAATCGCAAACCCACCATCCGCCGCTACAATTGTTTCTCAAGCTGTAGACGACCCAGAGATTTCTGCGGTGCCAGTTATGCCCATAAAACGTGACAAAGCAATGGCTTCTCTTACTGAAACTGAAGTGAAGGTTTTAGAGTTTTTATCTGCTCAAGGACCAAAAACTGCGCCTGAAATCAAGCAAACAGTGAATCTTAGCAGAGAACACACGGCTAGGCTAATGAAAAAACTCTACGAAGAAGGCTACTTAGAGAGGGAAACAGGAAAACTACCCTTCAAGTACAGCATAAAAAAGGAAATGGAAAACCTCCTTGGCAGCCCCCAAAACCCTACGCCCTAA
- a CDS encoding NAD+ synthase, translated as MKLTPSVMELDLVDVEKRINRFIKSYVENTGAKGIVVGLSGGVDSNTIAALSAKAIGGKNVMGLMLPEKETRSNQDIQDAQTVADIFGIQTKICDITPALEGFYQSIPIFDVTNKLCKGNIKARSRMIYLYYYANKLNKIVGGSSDKSEAMMGYFTKWGDAAADIAPILDLYKTQVRMLAKHLGIPKELADKPSTPALWPNQSAEGELGMKYEELDLMLFGLERFMTTKEIAEQLNIDENQVKQVKARWLKVEHKRKMPLAPKLEYRTIGNDFRLPQSNY; from the coding sequence ATGAAGCTAACGCCATCGGTCATGGAACTGGATTTAGTTGATGTTGAAAAAAGGATAAACAGATTCATCAAAAGCTACGTGGAAAACACTGGAGCAAAAGGGATAGTTGTTGGGCTTTCAGGCGGAGTTGACAGCAACACCATAGCAGCCCTTTCAGCCAAAGCCATAGGAGGCAAAAACGTAATGGGTCTCATGCTGCCTGAAAAAGAAACCCGTAGCAACCAAGACATCCAAGACGCCCAAACAGTCGCCGACATATTTGGAATCCAAACAAAAATCTGTGACATCACACCTGCCCTAGAAGGATTCTACCAGTCCATACCCATCTTTGACGTCACAAACAAACTCTGCAAAGGCAACATCAAAGCCCGCAGCCGAATGATATACCTCTACTACTACGCTAACAAGTTAAACAAGATCGTCGGCGGAAGCTCAGACAAATCAGAAGCAATGATGGGCTACTTCACCAAATGGGGAGACGCCGCCGCAGACATAGCCCCCATACTGGACCTCTACAAAACCCAAGTCCGCATGCTAGCAAAGCATCTGGGGATACCCAAGGAACTTGCAGATAAACCCTCCACGCCAGCTCTGTGGCCTAACCAGTCAGCAGAAGGCGAGCTAGGAATGAAATACGAAGAGCTTGATTTGATGCTGTTTGGGCTCGAGCGGTTCATGACCACCAAAGAAATCGCAGAGCAACTAAACATAGACGAAAACCAAGTCAAACAGGTGAAAGCGCGTTGGCTAAAAGTGGAGCATAAAAGAAAAATGCCCTTAGCACCCAAACTTGAATACCGAACCATCGGGAACGATTTTCGGCTTCCCCAAAGCAACTACTAG
- a CDS encoding geranylgeranylglyceryl/heptaprenylglyceryl phosphate synthase — protein MLGRVEKYLLEKLRSDGAVHMTLLDPEEVTVAQATQIAENSCSNGTTAIMIGGSTVSSQNHLDDVVQAIKKAVDLPTVLFPGNVNGISRYADAIWFMSMLNSVDPYFLMGVQILGAPLVKKYGIEPISMGYIIVGDGGTAGIVGRAISVPYNKPELAAAHAMAGQYLGMRFIYLEGGSGAKNPVPPEMIGTVKKLIDVPLIVGGGIRTKEQAWTAASAGADIIVTGNVVESVGSAQKVAEIISGIKKVNQ, from the coding sequence ATGCTTGGGCGTGTTGAAAAGTATTTGCTTGAAAAACTTCGCTCTGACGGCGCAGTTCACATGACACTTTTAGACCCTGAAGAAGTAACAGTTGCCCAAGCCACCCAAATCGCCGAAAACTCTTGCAGCAACGGAACCACCGCCATAATGATAGGCGGCTCCACAGTTTCTTCTCAAAACCACCTCGACGACGTAGTGCAAGCCATAAAAAAAGCTGTAGACCTCCCCACCGTCTTGTTCCCAGGCAACGTAAATGGAATTAGCCGCTACGCCGACGCCATCTGGTTCATGTCCATGCTCAACTCCGTAGACCCATACTTTTTGATGGGTGTCCAAATTCTAGGTGCGCCTTTAGTGAAGAAGTACGGTATAGAGCCTATTTCTATGGGTTACATAATTGTGGGGGATGGCGGAACTGCGGGTATAGTTGGTAGAGCAATATCTGTTCCGTACAATAAACCTGAACTTGCAGCAGCGCATGCTATGGCGGGGCAGTACCTTGGAATGCGTTTCATTTACTTAGAAGGCGGGTCAGGAGCAAAAAATCCAGTTCCTCCTGAAATGATTGGCACCGTTAAGAAACTCATAGATGTTCCCCTTATCGTGGGTGGTGGGATTAGAACCAAAGAACAAGCGTGGACTGCTGCTTCGGCAGGCGCAGACATAATCGTTACTGGTAACGTGGTCGAAAGCGTGGGGTCTGCCCAAAAAGTCGCCGAGATAATTAGCGGCATCAAAAAAGTCAACCAATAA
- a CDS encoding DNA-directed DNA polymerase II small subunit — protein MTQTGRLQKAVEITIAAGYQIDKEAFEFLSSLPNTDDPTQVVNTALQKIEMLEDKPLFLGKDFLESALKQPKHESAKHQPPASQPKTIQKTQEKTKTPQENSDVRPYAKDIEAQIKILEDPTTQLTSNGTMEEFLGYFQDRFKRMEKLLRQRMDVKSATPISEALKSQPKTKLKIIGMVTEKRDAKQQLLVTIEDLKASATFLVPTKAADEVQRKAQLLLPDQVICAAVTKTRGRLFLAEDIIYPEISQRSPNRASEPVYAVLTSDIHVGSNKFNKEAFKRFILWLKGKYGTDEMKEIASHVKYFLVAGDLVDGVGIFPGQSKELTVRNIHRQYQYAAKIFSRIPEHIEIIVSPGNHDTSRKALPQPAISEDYLPTIIGNRKIYSVGNPAMVSIHGVEVLMYHGRSLDDIIGSVPGIEHEHPENAMKLFMQCRHLAPIYGAKTTLSPENRDFLVIDRVPDIFHAGHIHVFGACYHRGTLIVNSGGWQEQTDYMAKLGLVPTPGIVPVVNLQTLQTKVLSFA, from the coding sequence ATGACGCAGACGGGGAGGCTTCAAAAAGCTGTTGAAATCACTATTGCAGCAGGATACCAAATCGATAAAGAAGCCTTTGAATTTCTAAGTTCTTTACCCAATACTGATGACCCCACCCAAGTCGTAAACACGGCTTTGCAGAAAATAGAGATGCTAGAAGACAAACCGCTATTCCTTGGCAAAGACTTCTTGGAGTCGGCGCTAAAACAGCCAAAACACGAAAGCGCTAAACATCAGCCGCCTGCTTCGCAACCAAAAACCATACAGAAAACACAAGAAAAAACTAAAACCCCCCAAGAAAACAGCGACGTTAGACCTTACGCCAAGGATATAGAAGCCCAGATTAAAATTCTTGAAGACCCCACAACGCAGTTAACGTCCAACGGAACCATGGAGGAGTTTTTGGGATACTTCCAAGACCGATTCAAACGTATGGAAAAGCTGCTGCGGCAAAGGATGGATGTGAAATCTGCTACGCCGATAAGTGAGGCTTTGAAGTCGCAGCCAAAAACCAAACTCAAAATCATTGGCATGGTAACCGAGAAAAGAGATGCTAAGCAGCAGCTTTTGGTAACTATTGAAGATTTGAAGGCTAGCGCCACGTTTTTGGTTCCTACTAAAGCTGCTGATGAGGTGCAAAGGAAAGCCCAGCTGCTATTGCCCGACCAAGTCATCTGCGCTGCAGTAACCAAAACCCGAGGAAGACTTTTCCTAGCCGAGGACATCATCTACCCCGAAATAAGCCAAAGGTCTCCAAACAGAGCCTCAGAACCCGTTTATGCCGTTTTGACTTCAGATATTCATGTAGGCAGCAACAAATTCAACAAAGAAGCCTTCAAACGCTTCATACTCTGGCTCAAAGGCAAATACGGAACTGACGAAATGAAAGAAATTGCCAGCCACGTAAAATACTTCCTAGTAGCAGGCGACCTAGTAGACGGCGTAGGCATCTTTCCAGGTCAATCAAAAGAACTTACCGTGAGAAACATCCACCGACAATACCAGTACGCCGCAAAAATATTCTCACGTATCCCCGAACACATAGAAATCATAGTCTCCCCCGGAAACCACGACACCTCAAGAAAAGCTCTCCCCCAACCCGCAATATCTGAAGACTATTTACCCACCATCATAGGCAACAGAAAAATATACTCCGTAGGAAACCCTGCCATGGTCAGCATACACGGCGTAGAAGTTCTCATGTACCACGGCAGAAGCCTAGACGACATTATCGGCTCGGTTCCAGGCATAGAACACGAACACCCAGAAAACGCCATGAAACTCTTCATGCAATGCCGACATTTAGCACCCATATACGGCGCAAAAACCACCCTCTCACCCGAAAACCGCGACTTTCTAGTCATAGACAGAGTCCCAGACATCTTCCACGCAGGACATATCCACGTTTTTGGAGCATGCTACCACCGAGGCACCCTCATAGTAAACTCAGGCGGATGGCAAGAACAAACAGACTACATGGCAAAACTAGGCCTAGTCCCCACACCAGGCATAGTCCCTGTAGTAAACCTCCAAACCCTCCAAACTAAAGTACTCTCATTCGCCTAA